In Schlegelella aquatica, one DNA window encodes the following:
- the hldE gene encoding bifunctional D-glycero-beta-D-manno-heptose-7-phosphate kinase/D-glycero-beta-D-manno-heptose 1-phosphate adenylyltransferase HldE, which produces MRVPDFSSVRLLVAGDVMLDQYWTGSTQRISPEAPVPVVNVRAADHRAGGAANVALGLAALGARVTLVGPVGEDDAATTLAGLLERGGVSCAFRREARLRTITKLRVLSHHQQMIRLDFEDPPGEAAALAPQHLAPWLADVDAVVLSDYGKGALAQVTTLIQAARAAGRAVLVDPKQADLSVYRGASIVTPNRAEFERAVGRCATEEELVAKGMELVERLSWEALLITRSEEGMTLLERRREPLHIPAQAHEVYDVTGAGDTVIAVLAAARATGASWQAAARLANVAAGIAVGKLGTATVSRSELVQAAEAPGLRDAHGVVDEATLLARVREARARGERIVMTNGCFDILHAGHVRYLAEARALGDRLVVAVNDDASVARLKGPTRPIVPLEDRMAVLAALAAVDWVVPFSEDTPARLIDAVQPDVLVKGGDYRIDQIAGHEGVLARGGEVKVLRFVDGRSTSSIVDRIRSTSS; this is translated from the coding sequence ATGCGCGTCCCAGACTTTTCCTCCGTTCGTTTGCTGGTCGCAGGCGATGTGATGCTGGACCAGTACTGGACCGGCAGCACGCAGCGCATTTCCCCCGAAGCGCCGGTGCCCGTCGTCAACGTACGGGCGGCCGACCACCGCGCCGGGGGGGCGGCCAACGTCGCCCTCGGTCTGGCGGCCCTCGGCGCCCGCGTCACGCTGGTGGGTCCGGTGGGCGAAGACGACGCAGCCACCACGCTGGCGGGGCTGCTCGAGCGAGGCGGCGTGTCCTGCGCCTTCCGCCGCGAAGCGCGCCTGCGCACCATCACCAAGCTGCGCGTGCTGAGCCATCACCAGCAGATGATCCGGCTCGACTTCGAAGACCCGCCCGGCGAGGCCGCCGCGCTGGCACCCCAGCATCTCGCCCCGTGGCTCGCCGACGTGGATGCGGTGGTGCTTTCCGACTACGGCAAGGGCGCACTGGCCCAGGTGACCACGCTCATCCAGGCCGCACGCGCGGCCGGCAGAGCCGTCCTCGTCGACCCCAAGCAGGCCGACCTCTCGGTGTACCGCGGCGCCAGCATCGTCACGCCCAACCGCGCCGAGTTCGAACGGGCCGTGGGCCGCTGCGCGACCGAGGAGGAACTGGTCGCCAAGGGGATGGAGCTGGTGGAGCGCCTGAGCTGGGAGGCCCTGCTGATCACCCGCAGCGAAGAAGGCATGACGCTGCTCGAACGCCGGCGCGAGCCGTTGCACATTCCCGCCCAGGCGCACGAGGTGTACGACGTCACCGGCGCGGGCGACACCGTCATCGCGGTGCTCGCGGCAGCGCGCGCCACCGGTGCCTCCTGGCAGGCCGCAGCCCGTCTGGCCAATGTGGCCGCCGGCATCGCCGTCGGCAAGCTGGGCACGGCGACCGTCTCGCGCAGCGAGCTGGTGCAGGCCGCCGAGGCGCCCGGCCTGCGCGACGCGCACGGCGTCGTCGACGAGGCGACACTGCTGGCCCGCGTGCGCGAGGCCCGCGCGCGCGGCGAACGCATCGTGATGACCAACGGCTGCTTCGACATCCTGCACGCGGGGCACGTGCGCTACCTGGCCGAGGCCCGTGCGCTGGGCGACCGGCTCGTCGTCGCCGTCAACGACGACGCCTCGGTGGCCCGCCTCAAAGGTCCCACGCGGCCCATCGTCCCGCTGGAAGACCGCATGGCCGTGCTCGCCGCGCTCGCCGCGGTGGATTGGGTCGTGCCCTTCTCCGAAGACACCCCCGCCCGCCTCATCGACGCCGTCCAGCCCGACGTGCTCGTCAAGGGCGGCGACTACCGCATCGACCAGATCGCGGGCCACGAAGGCGTCCTCGCCCGCGGCGGCGAAGTCAAAGTCCTGCGCTTCGTCGACGGACGGTCCACGTCGTCGATTGTCGACCGTATACGCTCCACGTCCTCCTGA